In the genome of Myxococcus guangdongensis, the window GGTGCCCAGGCCCAGCACCATGGTCCACGGACGGCTGACCATGCTGTTGGCCACGGCCATGATGACGTCGCCCAATTGAGAGAAGCCCAGCGAGCCCACCTCCGCGTACGCGGCCAGCGCGAGCAGCAGGTACAGCGCGCCCGTCATCAGGCCGAACAGCGGGCTGTAGCGGATGAGGAACAGGTTCTTTCGCGCGAGCGCTCGCGAGGTGCGCTCATCGGGGAAGCTCTTCTCCAGCCGGTAGCCGTCGCGCAGCACGTGCGCCTTGGGGGCGTGCGTGGGGTGCATGAAGGCGCCGCCGCCGCCGGCCGTGATTTTCTGTCGGCCCGCGGGGTCCTCGTGCCGGCGGTAGTGGTGCAAGTCACCGGCGAGGAAGATGCTGATGCGTCGGCCGAGCACCTTCTCCTGGAGGTACTCCAGGTTGTTCTCCAGGTAGCTGCCCTTGCGCCGCTGCGTGGCGGCGAGAATCCACGCGGGCTCGGCGTTGCACAGGATGACGCGGTCGTCGGGGCCCATGCTGTCGGCCACCTGGCGGAAGTACTCCACCTGGGGCACGTCGATGTCGCTGTTGAGCTGTACGTCCGTGCCGATGAGCCACCAGCGCTGCGGCAGCTTGAGCGCGAAGTAGCTGCGGCTCTGCCGCGTGCGCCGTCCGGCAATCCAGCGGTTGGCGCAGAACAGCCGCATGAAGGCGGACAGGCCGTCGTACCAGTCGTGGTTGCCCGGGATGACGAACAGGTCCGGATTGGGCGCGACGGAGCGCCGCATGGCTGCCTCGTATGGCTGGATGAGGCGCTCCTCGTAGGCCTCGCGGCTGGCGCCGGGGTACACGCCGTCGCCGCCGAAGATGAGGACGCGGCCGCGCTCGGTCTCGAACTCGCCGACGCGGGGCTGACCGCGCACGGGCAGCTTCAGCTGGGGCAGCGCGAGCAGCCGCGCCACCGAGTACGTGGAGTCCCAGCCGTCGCCGGTGTCGGAGACGTAGTCGAGCCAGAAGTCTCCCTCGGGGCGCGTCTCCTCGGAGTAGTCGAAGTAGGGGACCTGCGGGCGCACCACGGCCTCGATGAGGCGATGGTCCGCGCGGGCGCCGAAGACGGCGGCGACGACGGCGTCCAGGCCCGTGCGAATCAGCTGCGAGGGGTGCAGCCAGCGCACCATGGGGGCGTGGCGCTGGGGGTGGGTGGCCGTGCCGCTGTCGGAGATGAGCGCCGTCTCGTTGCGGGAGGGGACGAGGTGAGGGCGCTCGACCGAGGGCACATCGGAGGGTTCGTTCCGCTGGCGCGCCGCCGAGGATTCGCGCTCAGCGGCCATGAGGAGCGCTCTCCCGGGGGCCCTGCATGAAGCGCTGCTCGGGGCCCGGGCCCGCGTAGACCTGCACGGCCTTGAACGGTGCGCCGGGAGACACGACGCGCGCGGAGTGCTTCGCGCCCGCGGGGATGTAGACGGCGTCGCCCTTGCTCACGCGCAAGGTCTGTCCGGCCACCGTCATGTCCGCGGCGCCGTCCTCGATGTAGAGAATCTCCGCGCTCGTGTCGTGCGTGTGCTCGGGGACCTCGCCGCCGGGCTGGAGCTCGAGGAGTGTCAGTGATGCGGCGGTGGCGCCCGTGGACTCGTTCAGGAAGAGCGTCGCGCGGCCCTTGCCGTTCGCGATGATGTGGCGCGGAGCCTCGGTGGCGGTGACGCGGTGGCGCACCGTGGGCTTCGCGTCCGTGGGGCGCGTGTTCGGCGCGGCGGAGCCGGGCGCGGTGGTGCTCGGCGCGGAGCTTGGTGTGGAAGTACCCGGCGCAGCGGAGCCGGGAGCGGCTGTGCTCGGCGTGGAGCCTGCCGGCGAGGCGGACCAGCGTTGCGCGGCGATGCTCGGTGCCGCGGTCCTCGGCGCCGCAGTCCAGTGCGGCGGAGTGACGTTCTGTGTGGACGAGGTCGGGACCGAGGTCTCGGTCGCGGCGAGGCCCGCTGAGACAGTCCCGACGGACCACCGTTGCGCGGTGATGCTCGGCGCGACGGTGCTCGGCGCGGCGGTCCATGCAGGCGAGGTGACACCTGGCGTGGACGATGCCGGTGCGACGGGGCGCGGCGCTGTGTCCGCGACGGATTCCGGGCTCGCGACCCAGCGTCGCGCGGTGATGTTCGGTGAGACGGTCCACTCGGGCACGGAGCTGAAGCGAGCCCCCGTCACGGCCGGGACCTCCGAGGAGGCCTCACTCGCCCAGGCGGGCGGGTTGATACCGAGGCCCGTGAGGGCCAGCGCGGAAATCAGGAGTCGTGGACTCATCGTGTTGCTGGATTATCACGACACCGGCCCCTGGCTGGAGAGCAGGCAGGCGGCGTTCTTCGTTCCCTCATGGCCTCGAGTGGGGCACCCTGCCCGCCATGGCGGACCTCAGCCCCAAGGACTTCCCCGTCGTCGTCCCCTTCACCCTGCACTGGAGTGAAATGGACGCGTTCGGCCACGCGAACAACGCTCGCACCTTCACGTGGTTCGAGACCGCGCGCATCGCCTACCTCGCCCGCATCGGCATGACGGGCCCCTCGGGCGCCGGCGAGACGCGCATCCAGGGCGGCATTGGCCCCATCCTCAAGGCCACCCAGGCCGAGTACGTGCGCCCGGTCGTCTTCCCCGTGCGCCTGGTCGCCAGCGCCCGCGTCTCGCGCATCGGCACCACCTCCGTCACGCTGGAGCACGCCGTGTTCGGCGAGGAGGACGGCACGCTCTACACGAAGGGCACCGCCGTCATCGTCACCCTGGACTACGTCAAGAACGAGCCGGTGCCGGTGCCCGCCCCCGTGCGCGCCGCCATCGAGGCGCTGGAGGGGCGGACGTTCGGCCCATGAGTCCTCCGGCCGTCACCAGGACGCACGTCGAGGTGCGCGCGCATGGCTGAGTCCGTGCTCGAGTTCTACCAGGGGCTCGCCGAGGAGTATCACCTGCTCTTCGCCAACTGGGCCCAGACGGTGGAGCGCCAGGGCGCCGCGTTGGACGCGCTGCTGCGTCGTTGTGGCGCGCCGCCGCCGCGTCGGGTGCTGGATTGCGCGTGTGGCATCGGCACGCAGGCGCTGGGGCTCGCGGGGCGCGGTTACGTGGTGCACGCCACGGACCTGAGCCCCGCCGCCGTGGCCCGCGCCGAGCGCGAGGCGCGCACCCTGGGCGTCACCCTCACCACGGGCGTCGCGGACATGCGGACGCTGGACACGCAGGTGTCGGGGATGTTCCAGGTGGTGCTCGCGTTCGACAACGCGGTGCCACACCTGCTCACGGATGAGGACTTGGACGCCGCCGCGCATGCGATGGCCTCGAAGCTCGCGCCGGGGGGCCTGCTGGCGCTGAGCGTGCGCGACTACGACGCGTTGATGGCGCAGCAGCCGCGCTTCACCTCGGAGCGGGTGCTCGACGCGCCCGAGGGCCGGCGGATTCTCTTCCAGGTCTGGGATTGGGCCGCCGACGGCAGGACGTACACGGTCCACCAGTTCATCCTGCGCCCCGAGGGCAAGGGCTGGCAGGCCACGGAGCACACCGGCGTGTACCGCGCGCTCCAGCGGGTGGAGGTGGAGGGCGCGATGACACGGGCGGGGCTCGTCGACACGCGGTGGTACTCGCCGGAGGAGACGGGCTTCTATCAGCCCATCCTCACCGCGCGCAGGCCGTGAGGCTCAGCCGCTGCGGCGGACCTCGGCGGGGGCGTTGGGGTGGCGGGTGAGGAGCAGGCGCAGCTGCGGCTGCCTTCGCACGGCCTCCTGCTTGAGCAGGTGGGCGATGAGGGCCGGGGGCGCGGCGCTCCAGCGCGCGATGTTCTGGATGAGCATGGGCGAGCGGTAGGTGCGTCCGCACAACATCGACGCCGTCTTCCCATCCACGGACATGCCGATGAGCGACGCGAGCGCGCGGCCCTCGGTGTTGAGGATGAGCTCCACCTTCTCCTCGGCGGGGCCGGTGGTGAAGCGCTGACGGAGCACCTCGCGCGACGAGCGCCGCGTGGACTCGGGGACGTCGCGGTCCACCGTCACCTTGTACAGCTCCATCAACCGACGCGCGCTCCAGAGCCTGCGGAACAGGCTGACGGGGAGCTGCGGGTTGCGCACGAGCCAGCGCCGCACGCCCATGTCCGCCGCGAAGGCCGCGCGGGCACAGAGCGACTCCAGTCCCACGGGGTTGCGGTGGTTGCGCGCGATGAGGCGCGCATGGGCGAGCCCGACGCGGGGATTCTCCATCACCGCCTTGATGATGGAGGGCAGCGGGTCGAAGCACAGCGCGGACAGCTCCGGGTCCTGCGCGGTGTGCGCCAGCGCGACACGTTGGTCCTCGGGTTGCGGATGCAACCGCGTCTCGAAGAGCTGCCGGAAGTTGCCGAGCGCCACTTCGGGCACGTCCTCGGCGTCGGAGTCCTGGGGCTCGGGCGCGGCGGCGTCGGACTCGGAGGTCTCCAGGACGTCGACTTCGCCCGCATCGGCCTCCTGGGGGAGCAGCTCGAGCGTGGGCAGCTCTTCTTCTTGAAGTGGTGCGTGGGCCGCGAGCGGCTCATAGCCGGGGCTCACGGTGGGGGCTCGCGTCGGTGCGGGTGGGACACGAGGGGCCACCGGGGTGGCGGGGGCCGTGGCGACGGGGAGCAGGGCGCCCTGGGAGACGAGCCGGGTGAGGATGCCCTGGAGTCGCTCGGGAGGCAGGCCGGTGAGCGCGGGGAGGTTCCTGGCCGCCGTGGCGCCGTCGAGCCGGGAGAGCACGAAGCCCTCCTCCGGGCTGAGCACCAACGTGCGCAGGTCCACCGTCGGGTTCGGCTTGGGAATCCAATCCGTCATTGCTCCCGAGTCTCCCACGACCCGTGGACGAGGTGGAGGGGCGGGTGTCCTCGGAGCGCTTCGGTGCGCAGCGGGCGGAAAACTGCGGAGTCGACGGCCGCGAGACGTCCGATTCCGTTCAGGCCTCCGGAGTCCGCCTGGTCGCCTGGCGGCCCTGCCCTCGGGGGCTGGAGGGGGGCGACGGGCGGTTCCTGACGCACGGCGGGTTGACGTCGAGCCCCTGTCTGGACACAACTTCACTTCATGTCCAAGCCCACCCTCCAGACCTATGCCGAGTTCTGGCCGTTCTACCTGCGTGAGCACTCGCTGCCGGTGACGCGCCGGTTCCACTTCGTGGGCACCAGCCTGGGCGTGGCCACGGGCATCGCGGCCATCTCCACGGGCCGTGGGGCGCTGATTCCAGCGGCCCTGGTTGCGGCGTACGGCTTCGCATGGTTCAGCCACTTCTTCATCGAGAAGAACAAGCCGGCGAGCTTCAAGTACCCGCTGTGGTCGTTCATCTCGGACTTCCGGATGGCGGGGCTGATGGCCGTGGGCCAGATTGATGCGCACATGGAGCGCGCCTTCGCCAACGGTGAGCAGGGCACGGGCGCCAACAGCATGGCCCCCGCGCCCCAGCCGGCGGCGCAGCAGGCCCGCTGAGAGTCCCGGGGGCCCGTTGTCGGCGGGCCCCGTCCCCGGGTGGATGACGGCGGGTGCGTGGGCCCTTGGGGGGCTCCGCCCGCGCGTGTCGTCTCCCAAGTTGAACGTTGGACAGGACGCCGCCCCGCACACGAAGCGCGGGCGCTCCATCAGAGTTGCGCTAGATTGCCCGGGCCCTTTACAGCAACCCCCTTTCTTCACCTGGGGCGCGCCTGGCGCCCCCTCTCTTCGCGAGTCGCTCGACCCATGGGACGCATTTTCGAGACACGCAAGGCCACGATGATGGCCCGCTGGAACAAGATGGCGAAGGTCTTCACGCGCATCAGCAAGGACATTGCGATCGCGGTGAAGTCCGGCGGGCCGAACCCGGACTCGAACTCCACGTTGCGGCGGGTGTTGCAGAACGCGCGCGCGGCGAACATGCCGAAGGACAAGGTCGAGGCGGCCATCAAGCGCGCCAGCGGCCAGACGGCGACGCAGTACGAAATCGTCCTCTACGAGGGCTATGCGCCGCACGGCATCGCGCTGTTGGTGGAGACGGCCACGGACAACGTGGTGCGCACGGTGGCGAACGTGCGGATGCACTTCAACCAGAACTCCGGGAACATGGGTAGCACGGGCAGCGTGGCGTTCATGTTCAAGCGGATGGGGGTGTTCCGGTTGAACCCGGAGGGCCTCAACCAGGATGAGCTGGAGCTGGAGCTCATCGACCACGGGTTGCAGGAGATGGGCGAGGGCACGGGCGAGAAGGGTGAGAAGCAGCTCATCATCCGGTGTGACTTCGCCGACTTCGGCAAGCTCCAGGCGGCCATCGAGGCGAAGGGGCTGGCGCCCATCTCCGCCGACTCCGAGTACATCCCGGAGAACCTCATCGAGCTGCCCGAGGACAAGGCCACCGAGGTGCTGGAGCTCGTCGACGCCATGGAGCAGGACGACGACGTCCAGCGCGTGTTCCACAACCTGGGCTGAGCCGTCCACCAGGCCCGGGACGGAAGCGGGCGCTCGTCATGCGCGCCCCCCGTCGCCGGGCCTTCTGCTGTCCTCACGGCTTCACGTTGTAGGTCTTGCGGATGACCGTGCCTCCGCGGTCGATGGCCACCACCACGCGCTTCGCCGTGTCGAGCTGGGCGTAGGCCTCCAGCGCCTTCTCTGGCGTCTCCAGCGTGATGCCATTGATGCTCTGCACCACGTCCCGCTCCTGGAACCCGAGTTTCTCGTAGATGGAACCGGGACGCACGGCGAAGAGCTTGAACCCCACCGCCTTGCCGTCCTTGAACGAGGGCACGAACCGCGCATCCCCGCTCTGCGTGCACGTCTTCTCGTGCTCCGCCTTCGCGTTGCGCCGCACCGAGTACGTGTTCTCCCCCGTCGCCTTCACCTCCAGGTCTTCGGGCCCGTGCGAGAGCGCCTGGACGAAGTTCGGCGCCGCCTGGGGGACATCCACCGGCGGACTCGCCAACGAGACGAACGGCGCGCTCGCCAGGATGAAGGCACTGCCCCACTGACACACCTGCTTGCGGAATGAGCAACTCATCGTGTCCTGCCTCCTTCCCCATCGCGGGGATGCACAGGACAAAAGCAATCACGATGCCAAAGCACGTCCTCGCTCGGAGGCCCACGCCGCACGTGCGCCAACGTATCTCCACCCAGGCCTGTCCTGTCATCCCCTCGCGTCCGCACGATGACAGCTTGTCGCTCGCGCCGCGCGACCCTCAGTCCCGATGGGCCACGTTGCCCGCGGACCCATCATCGTCACGCTGGTCCTGCAGCCAGACCTGTGGGCAGAGCGACTCCAGCGACTCCACGCTCGCGTCATCCAGCAGGTTGTCCGTCAGGACCAGCATCTCCAGATGCGCGAACGCACCCGCGCCCGCCACGAGCGCAGCCGCCCCCTTGCTTGTCATCGTGCCCAACGACAGGTCCAGCCGCGTGAGCCGCCGCAGCACCGGCGCCGAAGGCAGGGCCTCGCACACCGCATCCGTGAACCCCGCGTTGCACAGTCCCAGGTGCACCAGCCTCGGCATCCCCGTGCCTTCGAGCAACGGCCGTACATCCTCGAACGACACATTCCCCCCGTGCTCCGCCACGCCGAACCAGAGCTCCAGCTTCTCCAGGTTCGGCCAGCTCGCCGAGAGGATGGACCGCAGGGACTCGCGCGACAGCCCCGAGGTCTCGATGGTCAGCTCCCGCAAATCCGGCAGGTGCATGGCGCCGAGCACCATGTCCCCACGCAGCGTCAACGTGTGCAGCCTCGGCAGCGCCGTGTACAGGGACGATACATCTCCGAGTCGGACGCGCGAGAGGCCGAACTCGTTCTCCAGCACGTCCGCGACCTTCAGCTCCCGCAGCGTCGCGGGCGCGTACCGTGCGATGAGCTGGATGATGCCTTCGTAGTGATTCGAGTCCGCGGCGTCGTCGAGCAGCCCCACCGTCAATGCACGCAAGAAGCGCGCGGAGGGATGCGTGAGCAGCTCCGTCAGCACCCGAGGCACGTCCAGCGAGTAGGCGTGGTTGCTCCCGAGCCACGCCCGCTGGATGAAGCCCAGATGCCAGTGCCAGTGCACTCGCCCGCTCGAGAGCCCCGAGTACCGCGAGGGCTCGGCGTACAACTCCCCGAACATCTCCCGCGCATGGCGTGCGAAGAAGTCACTGACCTCCTTCTCCCGCCCCATCTTCTCGCGAGCCGTGGCGAGCAACACCGCGTGCTGGAGCGCTATCAGCTCCCCACGAGGGACACCTCGCGCCTGCAGCCAATCCCCATAGATAAGATAGGCGTCGTCGTTCTCTGGATCCCGGAGGATGGCGGCCTCCAGCTCCGGCTCCCGAAGCTCCGTGGACACCACGGGCGCGGGCGTTGGGGCAGGAGCGGGCGAGACCGGGTCGAACCCCGAGAAGAAGTCATCCAGCACCTGGATGACCCGGGTCAGCATGTTCCTGTAGTCGAACTTCGCCATGGCTCCCCGAGCCTCCGCGTCCGCTCCCCGAGGAGAACGGACGCGGGCCCCGGGAGTCGCGCTACGGGACGTACCAGAAAGCGCCGTATCCGTTCACCCTCGAGGTCATCGAAATCTGGCGGTTGGTGATGACGGTGTCGCAACCCTGGGTGGGGTTGCACTGGACGATTTCCGCGAGCACGCCCGTGTATTCGACGACGTAGTCATCCGGATTGGTGGAGTAGCCGGTCGGCGGGCAGCTCACCCCGGGCGTCGGGCAGTTGCAGCTGTTCGCAAGCAGGTTCCCCGCCGCGTCACTGGCGCACTGCTGGTTGTTGATGCGCTGGACGAGGTTGATGAGGTTCTGCCGCGTGTAGTGGACGCGGAAGAAGCGCAGGTCCGAGAACTGCGAGTGGGTCGTCGTCGCGCCCGTGTAGCGCACGGTGGACAGGTCCGTGTTGCACAGGGCGTTGCCGGTGAACCAGGCGCCGTTGGGATAGTCGAAGCCGACGTTGCCCCGGCCGTTGGCGGGACAAGGCGAAGCGGGGACGTTGTTCGCATAGACCCCCCCGAGCACGCCGATGGGACGCAGGTTCGGATGCGCCGTGTCGCGCAGATACGCGAACATGCTCAGCTGCGCCGCGCCCGAGTTGAGGATGTCCCCCGGGCCCGGGTTGCTGAGGCCGTTCCACGTCGCCCCTCCGTCGGACGTGTTCCAGCCCGTCACCAGCGGCACCGTCATGTTCCCCTGGAGCACGAACTCCGTGGGCCACGTTCCGAGCACGCCGTTGCGCGTCGTGAAGAGCGAGAAGGGCCGCGGCCGGTTCGCCGGGCTCCACGCGTAGCCGAACATGTCGTTGTAGCCGCCGCCCTCCACGTGCGTCTTGGGCGAGGTCCACGAGTTGAGCAGCATGCCGGCGTCGTAGCAGTAGACCTGCGCCGCGGGCGTCCCCGACGCGGACTCGGGTTGCTGCCCCCGCTGCCACGAGGAGAAGGGCGAGGGGACGCTCAGCCCCGTGAAGGTCCCCACGTTGTAGGACACCGGCGTGGAGGCGATGTTGCCCTGCCAGCGCATCAGCATGGACCACGCGTCCTGCCGCACGCCGTTGTTCGGGTCCAGGTACTGGCCTCCCGTCGTGAACAGCGGCGCCACCTGCGTGTGGCACACCGTCGGCGTCATGGGATGGAAGTCCGCCGCGCTCGCGCTGCCGGTGGTGAGCAAGACGAGCGTGGCGGGAAGGACTCTCTGGAGCTGCATGGTGGTTCCCCCTGAAGAGGCCCTCCACGGATGGAGAGGGACCTCTTCAGGGTGTACGCGCCACACTCTGCGTGATTTCCAGGCGAGGACTATTTGGTGAAGGAGATGGGGCCGCTGGAGAGCGTGGTGTTGTTCGCGCCGTCCACCGCCCGCACCCGCCAGGTGTGGCTGCCCGCGGCGAGGCCCGTGAGCGTCGTCTGCTCCGTGCCCACGCCGTACACCTCGAACTCCCACAGCGAGTACCCGTAGCCCGTGCCGCGCTCGATGCCGCGCATGCGGACGTAGCGCCCCACGCCGCTCAGCCCCGTCAGGTCATCCTGCCCGCCGTTGCCGT includes:
- a CDS encoding cupin domain-containing protein, yielding MRHRVTATEAPRHIIANGKGRATLFLNESTGATAASLTLLELQPGGEVPEHTHDTSAEILYIEDGAADMTVAGQTLRVSKGDAVYIPAGAKHSARVVSPGAPFKAVQVYAGPGPEQRFMQGPRESAPHGR
- a CDS encoding acyl-CoA thioesterase; the protein is MADLSPKDFPVVVPFTLHWSEMDAFGHANNARTFTWFETARIAYLARIGMTGPSGAGETRIQGGIGPILKATQAEYVRPVVFPVRLVASARVSRIGTTSVTLEHAVFGEEDGTLYTKGTAVIVTLDYVKNEPVPVPAPVRAAIEALEGRTFGP
- a CDS encoding metallophosphoesterase; the protein is MVRWLHPSQLIRTGLDAVVAAVFGARADHRLIEAVVRPQVPYFDYSEETRPEGDFWLDYVSDTGDGWDSTYSVARLLALPQLKLPVRGQPRVGEFETERGRVLIFGGDGVYPGASREAYEERLIQPYEAAMRRSVAPNPDLFVIPGNHDWYDGLSAFMRLFCANRWIAGRRTRQSRSYFALKLPQRWWLIGTDVQLNSDIDVPQVEYFRQVADSMGPDDRVILCNAEPAWILAATQRRKGSYLENNLEYLQEKVLGRRISIFLAGDLHHYRRHEDPAGRQKITAGGGGAFMHPTHAPKAHVLRDGYRLEKSFPDERTSRALARKNLFLIRYSPLFGLMTGALYLLLALAAYAEVGSLGFSQLGDVIMAVANSMVSRPWTMVLGLGTIGGLIGLADSAFGKLRWLAGTLHGVAHILAAFFVAWGGTYLAVSGMGICPDLTPDGLNCTAGWAHLAGKFLVSSALTFLGGFLVGPFVMGLYLWLSVNLFGAHSNEAFISLALPDWKNFLRLHIDEKGQLTVYPVGIERVPRRWKRTHAGPHAPAYEPDDAKATAPALIEPPIRV
- a CDS encoding DUF962 domain-containing protein, whose amino-acid sequence is MSKPTLQTYAEFWPFYLREHSLPVTRRFHFVGTSLGVATGIAAISTGRGALIPAALVAAYGFAWFSHFFIEKNKPASFKYPLWSFISDFRMAGLMAVGQIDAHMERAFANGEQGTGANSMAPAPQPAAQQAR
- a CDS encoding class I SAM-dependent methyltransferase, which codes for MAESVLEFYQGLAEEYHLLFANWAQTVERQGAALDALLRRCGAPPPRRVLDCACGIGTQALGLAGRGYVVHATDLSPAAVARAEREARTLGVTLTTGVADMRTLDTQVSGMFQVVLAFDNAVPHLLTDEDLDAAAHAMASKLAPGGLLALSVRDYDALMAQQPRFTSERVLDAPEGRRILFQVWDWAADGRTYTVHQFILRPEGKGWQATEHTGVYRALQRVEVEGAMTRAGLVDTRWYSPEETGFYQPILTARRP
- a CDS encoding YebC/PmpR family DNA-binding transcriptional regulator — encoded protein: MGRIFETRKATMMARWNKMAKVFTRISKDIAIAVKSGGPNPDSNSTLRRVLQNARAANMPKDKVEAAIKRASGQTATQYEIVLYEGYAPHGIALLVETATDNVVRTVANVRMHFNQNSGNMGSTGSVAFMFKRMGVFRLNPEGLNQDELELELIDHGLQEMGEGTGEKGEKQLIIRCDFADFGKLQAAIEAKGLAPISADSEYIPENLIELPEDKATEVLELVDAMEQDDDVQRVFHNLG
- a CDS encoding TIGR02996 domain-containing protein, yielding MAKFDYRNMLTRVIQVLDDFFSGFDPVSPAPAPTPAPVVSTELREPELEAAILRDPENDDAYLIYGDWLQARGVPRGELIALQHAVLLATAREKMGREKEVSDFFARHAREMFGELYAEPSRYSGLSSGRVHWHWHLGFIQRAWLGSNHAYSLDVPRVLTELLTHPSARFLRALTVGLLDDAADSNHYEGIIQLIARYAPATLRELKVADVLENEFGLSRVRLGDVSSLYTALPRLHTLTLRGDMVLGAMHLPDLRELTIETSGLSRESLRSILSASWPNLEKLELWFGVAEHGGNVSFEDVRPLLEGTGMPRLVHLGLCNAGFTDAVCEALPSAPVLRRLTRLDLSLGTMTSKGAAALVAGAGAFAHLEMLVLTDNLLDDASVESLESLCPQVWLQDQRDDDGSAGNVAHRD